The Oncorhynchus nerka isolate Pitt River linkage group LG12, Oner_Uvic_2.0, whole genome shotgun sequence genome contains the following window.
CTGGGACAGAAGGACCCAGAGACCAAACAGATTAAAGAGGAACAGAAGgaagtcaggaccagtcaggaggaagagcagcttcaaGGGCTCTTTGTTACCAAAGTCTCCATATCCTCTTCTTCCTGTGTGAAAAGTGAATGTGATCAGGAGGACCAAACCCAgactgtggagaacagagagagtgacTCTAAACCAGTGGATCTCACACCTTTTGTCACTGTGACCCACCTAAAGGGTCTCAACATTCCCTGTGACCCTCCAGATAATCAAAACAATGCCTCCAGACACAGTTCAGCTGTAAGCAGCGACCCAGTAGGACTTGACAGTAGCCCACCATTGGATCCCAACCCACCAATGGGGGAACACTGTTCCAAACCCAGCACCACATCTAGAAAAACTCACAGCTGCTGTGACTGTGGTGAATCTTTTGCTCTGAAAGCTGATCTGCAGAAGCATGTGACTCTCACCAAGAAGAGACCCAGTGAATGTGTCTTCTGCAATAAACACTACAAATCCACCTGTAAACTAAAGGCCCACGTCCAACTCTGTCACGGTGTGAAACCTTTCACCTGTCCTGTTTGTGGCAAGACCTTCAAACTAAAGAAATATCTGTCCAGACACATCAGgatgcacacaggagagagatcaTTTATCTGTGGTGACTGCGGGAAGAGCTTCTATCGCAAGGAGAACCTAACTATGCACATACGgactcacacaggggagaaattATTCAGCTGTGGTGACTGCGGGAAAAGCTTCAGTATCAAGAATAACCTCACCATGCATAAActgattcacacaggagagaaaccatttagTTGTGGTtactgtgggaagagcttcagtcAGAAGGGGGACCTAGGGAGGCATATATTgattcacacaggggagaaaccatttagctgtgATGACTGTGATAAAAGGTTCAGACACAAGGGGTCACTAACCAAACATATAtggactcacacaggagagaaatcgttTAGCTGTGGCGACTGTGGGAAAAACTTTTATCGTAAGGAACACTTAACCGTGCATCTactgactcacacaggagagaaaccatttatTTGTGGTGACTGTGGGAAGAGCTTTAATCAGAAGGGGTCCCTTAAGGCACATATAttgattcacacaggagagaaattatttatctgtggtgactgtgggaaaagcttcaGTCTGAAGAAGCACTTAACTGTGCATATACTgactcacacaggggagaaaccatttagctgtggtgactgtgggaaaagcttcaGTCAGAAAGCCCACCTAAATAATCATATACgtactcacacaggagagaaaccatttagctGTTGTTACTGTGGGAAAAGCTTCAGTCAGAAGGGGGTCCTAGGGAGACACATACTgactcacacaggggagaaatcaTTTAGCTGTTGTGACTGTGGGAAAAGTTTCAGTCTGAAGGACCACCTAAATAAGCATATactgactcacacaggagagaaaccatttagctGTTGTTACTGTGGGAAAAGCTTCAGTCAGAAGGGGGTCCTGGGGAGACACATAcggactcacacaggagagaaaccatttagctgtggtgactgtgggaaaagcttcaGTCAGAAAGTGGTCCTGGGGAGACACATAcggactcacacaggagagaaaccatttagctgtggtgactgtgggaaaAGATTTAGTGTCAATAGAAACTTAATCAAACACAAAcggattcacacaggagagaaatgcaTAGATTGATAAATGGAAGCAAGATGTCAAACTATTGAGCTAATGTATACCATTTTCC
Protein-coding sequences here:
- the LOC115122118 gene encoding oocyte zinc finger protein XlCOF6-like, producing MSKLQLLSLFLNDRLTPADVDIFEAVEKTVVKYQEENALLRRLLRITPEIKLCRTDSLQLSVSEEEVPPEQEWSPSLGQKDPETKQIKEEEEEVRTSQEEEQLQGLFDTKDSIFTPSCVKSECDQMDPCQEAVLAEHPTLSPLKTSKLQLLSVLLNECLTASAAVEIFGAIEETVAEYQEENDLLRRLLGRTPEIQLCRIDSLQISVSEEEVPPEQEWSPSLGQKDPETKQIKEEQKEVRTSQEEEQLQGLFVTKVSISSSSCVKSECDQEDQTQTVENRESDSKPVDLTPFVTVTHLKGLNIPCDPPDNQNNASRHSSAVSSDPVGLDSSPPLDPNPPMGEHCSKPSTTSRKTHSCCDCGESFALKADLQKHVTLTKKRPSECVFCNKHYKSTCKLKAHVQLCHGVKPFTCPVCGKTFKLKKYLSRHIRMHTGERSFICGDCGKSFYRKENLTMHIRTHTGEKLFSCGDCGKSFSIKNNLTMHKLIHTGEKPFSCGYCGKSFSQKGDLGRHILIHTGEKPFSCDDCDKRFRHKGSLTKHIWTHTGEKSFSCGDCGKNFYRKEHLTVHLLTHTGEKPFICGDCGKSFNQKGSLKAHILIHTGEKLFICGDCGKSFSLKKHLTVHILTHTGEKPFSCGDCGKSFSQKAHLNNHIRTHTGEKPFSCCYCGKSFSQKGVLGRHILTHTGEKSFSCCDCGKSFSLKDHLNKHILTHTGEKPFSCCYCGKSFSQKGVLGRHIRTHTGEKPFSCGDCGKSFSQKVVLGRHIRTHTGEKPFSCGDCGKRFSVNRNLIKHKRIHTGEKCID